In Campylobacter sp. RM16189, the genomic window TTGGAGAGAATAAAATTTTCATAACCGCCTCGATAAAAGTAAATTTTAAAGTCTAATAATACTCTAAACTAAATAAATTTTTAAATTTGACGATAATTCATGAATTGGAACTTAAATTGCTTCTAAAAGTTTATAGAAATATTAGGATATAGATATGCGTATTACAAATCAACTAATGAAATTTAACGATACATACAACTACCAAGTAAATATGAAGGAACTTTATAGGCTCAATACCCAAATTTCAAGCGGATTAAAGATACAAAATTCATTTGAGAATAGCAGTATTTATAATGACGGCATGAGGCTTGATTATGAGGTTGCAACTCTAAATCAAGTTCAAGACGCGACCTCTAAGGCTGGCAGCTTTTCTCTTAATACAGATAAAGCCTTAAAAGAATTTAAAGAAAAACTTGAATTATTTAAAACAAAGCTTGTTCAAGCTGGAAATGAACATCATTCAAAAACCTCAAGAGAGGCTTTGGCGAATGATCTGCAAGGCATAAAAAACCATCTTGTAAATATCGCAAACACATCTATAAATGGACAGTTTTTATTCTCTGGAAGCGCTATTAATACAAAGCCAATAAATGGCACTACAAATCAGTATTTTGGAAATTCTCAAGAGATGAGAGTGGTCGGAGGCTCACAGGTTAAGCTAGCTTATAATATGCCAGGAGAAGAGTTGTTCTTAGGTAGAGACGGTGATTATAACAAGCATATAAGCACAAATGTAATGCTAACCGATCAAAGCGTTTTAAATAGACATGATAATATAAAATATCTGAACGAAGAGAGCAAAATCAGAAATATGATCGGATTTAACTATGTTAAGGATGAGAAAACTCTATCCGATTTGGATTTTGGCGGACCTAATGCAAAATCATTTCAGAATACGACATTTTATCTACAAGGCAAAAAGCCTGACGGAACAACTTTTACAAGTAAATTCCAAATGACAGCTGACGCTTCCATAAAAGATCTCATGGAAAAAATCGGAACCGAATACGGAAATACTCCAAATAATAGAGTTGTAGATGTCACGATAAATAACGAAGGGCAATTTAATATCAAAGATCTATCAAAAGGAAATCAGGTAATAGATTTTCATATGATGGGCGTCACAAGAAAATTAGACAATGATCAAGCTCTGACCGCTGCCAATATCAATGCAGCTTCTAATCATTTTAATACTACTAATAGTCTTGTAGACTTAGAAGCTATGGTAAATGCAAATCCAAATGACTTTGTGGTAACGGAATTTGTTAAAAGCAATTACAAAGATATAAATGGTGATAAAACCAATGCCTTTGATTATGATAGAGTGAAATTTAAAAATGAAGGCAGGCATGTTGTAGGTACCATCTCTCAGATTGCAAGAAAAAGCGGAGAATTTGCGACAGATAATACCACATTAAGTGAGGTTGCCGGAACTAAAAATTTATACGATGGCGAAAGCGGAAAATATAATATTGATGGACAATCTTTACAGATGAGTATCAAGTCAAAGCATGGCGGAAAATATACAATTGATTTGGATTTTGAAGCTGCTGGAAATGCGAAAATAAGAATTACCGGAAACGATCCTGCTGGAAATGCTGTTGGTTATAATTCTAGAGTCTGGGATAGCTTTTATAATGCTACTACAAATCAAGCTAATGGTATCCAAACAGCATCTAAAAATATGACATTTAAACAATTAAATGATATTATCTCATTTACAGTTAATGATAATATTCCTGCAGTTGATGATAACTTTAATGCATATAAACAGGCCATTAAAGATGCTCAAGGTAGTGTAGAGGTAAATATGGATCATAGAGGAAGAATTAAGATAACTGATAAGCAAAATACAAATACTCCTATTGAGGTTGCTATTTTTGATAGAAGAAATTCGGATATTTTTGCCGGTGATAGCACTGGTAATACTCCGGCTACTTCTCAAGGAGTTGGCTCTGTTTTTACCTTTTCTGCGAACAACGCACTTGATATAGATGTGCCAAGCGTGGATATATTTAGCGATCTTGATAATATGATAGAGGCTGTAAGACTAGGACAGTATCGTGCCGATTCAAATGGACCAGATCCTAGAAATTCTGGAATCCAAGGCGCAATAGAGAGGATAGATCATATATTTGATCACGTAAATAAGCTACATACCAAGGTAGGTGCTCTTTCTAACTCATTAAAAGACACAAATACAAGAGCAAGCATACTATCGGTAAATGTTAAAACAGTAAAATCAGAGATAGTAGATGCCGACTACGGTGAGACTTATATGCATCTTATGCAAAAAATGATGTCATATCAAGCTATGTTGCAATCTGTTGCAAAGGTTAATCAGCTAACTCTATTAAACTATATGTAAAAATACGCTATAATCAGGCTTTTTATAAAGGATTTAAAATTTTAAGAGAGTCGATTTTAGTTGTTGTTATATGTTTTTTAATGTTTTTTGGAGTTGCTACCATAGCTCCTGATGCAAATTTTGTAGGGAGCTTTGGTAAAATTTTAGGTGAAATAAACTTTAAACTGTTTGGATTTATCGGCTATATTTACCCTTT contains:
- a CDS encoding flagellin, with the translated sequence MRITNQLMKFNDTYNYQVNMKELYRLNTQISSGLKIQNSFENSSIYNDGMRLDYEVATLNQVQDATSKAGSFSLNTDKALKEFKEKLELFKTKLVQAGNEHHSKTSREALANDLQGIKNHLVNIANTSINGQFLFSGSAINTKPINGTTNQYFGNSQEMRVVGGSQVKLAYNMPGEELFLGRDGDYNKHISTNVMLTDQSVLNRHDNIKYLNEESKIRNMIGFNYVKDEKTLSDLDFGGPNAKSFQNTTFYLQGKKPDGTTFTSKFQMTADASIKDLMEKIGTEYGNTPNNRVVDVTINNEGQFNIKDLSKGNQVIDFHMMGVTRKLDNDQALTAANINAASNHFNTTNSLVDLEAMVNANPNDFVVTEFVKSNYKDINGDKTNAFDYDRVKFKNEGRHVVGTISQIARKSGEFATDNTTLSEVAGTKNLYDGESGKYNIDGQSLQMSIKSKHGGKYTIDLDFEAAGNAKIRITGNDPAGNAVGYNSRVWDSFYNATTNQANGIQTASKNMTFKQLNDIISFTVNDNIPAVDDNFNAYKQAIKDAQGSVEVNMDHRGRIKITDKQNTNTPIEVAIFDRRNSDIFAGDSTGNTPATSQGVGSVFTFSANNALDIDVPSVDIFSDLDNMIEAVRLGQYRADSNGPDPRNSGIQGAIERIDHIFDHVNKLHTKVGALSNSLKDTNTRASILSVNVKTVKSEIVDADYGETYMHLMQKMMSYQAMLQSVAKVNQLTLLNYM